In one Paenibacillus sp. JQZ6Y-1 genomic region, the following are encoded:
- a CDS encoding uracil-DNA glycosylase: MSKIFRNDWADVLEPELEKPYYQELRRFLAEEYRSTTIYPDMFDIYNALHYTPLEGTRVVILGQDPYHGPGQAHGLSFSVKPGVEIPPSLHNIYQELRDDIGCPGPSHGSLTHWAEQGVLLLNAVLTVRRAQAASHQNKGWETFTDRVVEAVNQRDTPAVFILWGSHAQRKGANIDTRKHFIIKSPHPSPLSAHRGFFGSKPFSRANEYLQSQGLEPIDWCVPE; encoded by the coding sequence ATGAGCAAGATTTTTCGCAATGATTGGGCTGATGTATTGGAACCAGAGTTGGAGAAGCCGTATTATCAGGAGTTGCGCCGCTTTCTGGCTGAGGAGTACCGTTCCACTACGATCTACCCCGATATGTTCGACATTTATAATGCGCTGCACTATACGCCGTTAGAAGGGACGCGTGTCGTCATTCTTGGACAGGACCCATACCACGGACCGGGACAAGCGCATGGACTTAGCTTCTCAGTCAAGCCGGGTGTGGAGATCCCGCCATCGTTACATAATATTTATCAGGAGCTGCGCGACGATATCGGTTGCCCCGGGCCGTCGCACGGATCGCTAACCCACTGGGCAGAGCAGGGAGTACTCCTTCTTAATGCGGTATTGACGGTTCGTCGTGCACAAGCTGCCTCGCATCAGAATAAGGGCTGGGAGACGTTTACTGACCGTGTGGTTGAAGCAGTCAATCAGCGCGATACACCTGCGGTATTCATCCTCTGGGGCAGCCATGCGCAGCGCAAAGGGGCGAATATCGATACTCGCAAGCATTTTATTATCAAGTCGCCGCATCCGAGCCCGTTATCGGCACATCGGGGATTTTTCGGTAGCAAGCCATTTTCGCGTGCCAATGAATATTTGCAATCGCAAGGGCTAGAGCCTATCGACTGGTGTGTGCCGGAGTGA
- the helD gene encoding RNA polymerase recycling motor HelD gives MAIEDQDWKMEQQRVDDVTAKINSKMAVLEQEVGESRGDVVGMRKDFWDEVSINFSEQDDVGETSTSLRQQSQVLSELELSHRRSSLTLDKLRRLSGSPYFGRIDFQEKGSEQIDQIYLGIGSFLNDNEEDFLIYDWRAPVSSLYYDGAPGKASYRTPVGMIEGKMELKRQFVIRDADIKVLFDTGVTIGDELLQQVLSHSADNQMKNIVATIQKEQNSVIRNDKSRMLIVQGAAGSGKTSAALQRVAYLLYRYREVLRADQMVLFSPNSMFNSYVATVLPELGEENMLQTTFQSYLEVRIGREFDLEDVFSQMEYLLAWSDDDGHPARVQGIRYKSSLDYFHAIRRYAEQLLHKGMKFRPVRFQGREIVSSQQMLDKFYSYDPAVKLGNRIEDMRDWLLKQVNDFGRNERKEPWVEEQIQMLTTDDYHRAYTMMRRKQKNKSISFDDFQLQSEMAARMVVNNWLKPLRKWTKRLRFIDLAGLYRALFEDEQLITSLNHDEMPEGWYEFAPQTVNRMRQGELGYEDATPYLYLKEHLQGFRSNTAIKHVIVDEVQDYSPFQLEFMKRLFPRARMTALGDLNQAIYSHNSVFDEEEPLLELYGKDQTELIRLTRSYRSTYEIVDFTRSMIPGGEHIVPFNRRGDKPIVNLYEDRDDMHQEIVRNIHELQQQGYQYTAIICKTESECAEAYEALRGQITMRKMTKNTPVFEKGTIIIPAYLAKGVEFDAVILYNASADQYHREAERKLFYTACTRAMHLLYAYSVGEVTPFIQQVNQELYERHDYRG, from the coding sequence ATGGCAATAGAAGATCAGGACTGGAAGATGGAGCAGCAGCGTGTCGATGATGTGACTGCCAAGATCAACAGCAAAATGGCTGTATTGGAACAGGAGGTAGGCGAGAGCCGTGGCGATGTGGTCGGAATGCGGAAAGACTTCTGGGACGAAGTATCGATCAACTTCAGCGAGCAGGACGATGTCGGCGAGACGTCGACCAGCTTGCGTCAACAATCGCAGGTACTATCCGAGCTAGAGCTGAGTCACCGCCGTTCCAGTTTGACGCTGGACAAGCTGCGCCGACTGTCTGGTTCTCCCTATTTTGGACGGATTGATTTTCAGGAAAAAGGAAGCGAGCAGATCGATCAGATCTATCTGGGCATTGGTTCCTTTTTGAATGATAACGAGGAGGATTTTCTAATCTACGATTGGCGGGCGCCAGTATCCAGTTTGTATTATGATGGTGCGCCTGGCAAGGCTTCTTACCGTACACCGGTGGGCATGATTGAAGGCAAGATGGAGCTGAAGCGCCAGTTTGTGATTCGGGATGCGGATATTAAAGTATTGTTCGATACCGGTGTGACCATCGGTGATGAACTGCTACAGCAGGTGCTGAGCCATAGTGCCGACAATCAGATGAAAAACATCGTCGCTACGATCCAAAAGGAACAGAATAGCGTGATTCGTAACGATAAAAGTCGTATGCTGATCGTACAGGGAGCCGCAGGTAGTGGCAAAACATCTGCTGCGCTGCAACGGGTTGCATACCTGCTGTATCGGTATCGCGAAGTGCTGCGTGCGGATCAGATGGTGCTCTTTTCACCGAACTCGATGTTTAACAGCTATGTCGCAACCGTTCTGCCGGAGCTGGGCGAAGAGAATATGCTGCAAACGACCTTCCAATCGTATTTGGAAGTCCGAATCGGGCGCGAATTTGATCTGGAAGATGTGTTTTCACAAATGGAATATTTACTCGCTTGGTCGGACGATGATGGGCATCCAGCGCGTGTCCAAGGGATTCGCTACAAATCGTCGCTGGATTATTTCCATGCGATTCGCCGGTATGCAGAGCAATTGCTGCATAAGGGGATGAAATTCCGTCCGGTTCGTTTTCAGGGGCGGGAGATTGTATCGTCGCAGCAAATGCTAGATAAATTTTATAGCTATGATCCGGCAGTGAAGCTGGGGAATCGTATTGAAGATATGCGCGATTGGCTGCTGAAGCAGGTGAACGATTTTGGTCGTAACGAGCGCAAGGAGCCTTGGGTCGAGGAGCAGATTCAGATGCTCACGACGGATGATTATCATCGCGCGTATACGATGATGCGGCGCAAGCAAAAGAATAAATCGATTTCGTTTGACGATTTCCAGCTGCAATCGGAGATGGCGGCGCGTATGGTCGTCAACAACTGGTTGAAACCACTACGGAAATGGACCAAGCGACTGCGTTTTATCGATTTAGCAGGCTTGTACCGTGCCTTGTTTGAGGATGAGCAGCTGATTACTAGCTTAAATCATGATGAAATGCCAGAAGGCTGGTATGAGTTTGCTCCACAAACCGTCAATCGGATGCGTCAGGGTGAATTGGGATATGAGGATGCGACACCATATTTGTATCTAAAAGAGCATTTGCAAGGTTTCCGTTCCAATACGGCGATCAAACATGTCATCGTCGATGAGGTACAGGATTACTCACCATTCCAATTGGAGTTTATGAAGCGATTATTCCCGCGTGCACGCATGACAGCATTGGGCGATCTGAATCAAGCGATCTACAGCCACAACTCGGTATTTGACGAGGAGGAGCCGCTGCTGGAGCTGTATGGCAAGGATCAGACGGAATTGATTCGATTGACGCGCAGCTATCGCTCGACGTACGAGATTGTTGATTTTACCCGTTCCATGATTCCGGGTGGGGAGCATATCGTACCGTTCAACCGTCGCGGCGACAAGCCGATTGTGAATCTGTATGAGGATCGCGATGATATGCACCAAGAGATTGTGCGCAATATTCACGAATTGCAGCAGCAGGGCTATCAATATACCGCGATTATTTGTAAAACAGAGAGCGAATGTGCCGAAGCCTATGAAGCGCTGAGAGGGCAGATTACGATGCGCAAAATGACCAAGAATACGCCGGTATTTGAAAAAGGAACGATTATCATTCCTGCGTATTTGGCAAAAGGCGTAGAGTTTGACGCGGTGATTCTGTACAATGCGTCTGCGGATCAGTATCATCGTGAGGCAGAGCGCAAGCTGTTTTATACCGCTTGTACACGGGCAATGCACTTGCTGTATGCTTATTCGGTGGGCGAGGTCACACCGTTTATTCAACAGGTGAATCAGGAGCTGTATGAGCGTCACGATTATCGGGGATAA
- the yicI gene encoding alpha-xylosidase has translation MKFTDGYWMTREGYSMQHPTDIRDIVRKGDEVTLYAATKRIQHKGDTLNGALLKATISSPLPDVIKITLNHHKGGLTQYPQFELAQADTNIVIEDNDNELTFTSGNLKASVQKNTGWNISFDYGDRHLTGSVHRGPGYINGPEKSVYFREQLQLGVGEYIYGLGERFTPFVKNGQTVDIWNEDGGTSSEQAYKNIPFYLSSQGYGVFVNHPERVSYEIASENVSKVQFSVEGETLEYFIIGGNNPKEVLNNYTALTGKPALPPAWTFGLWLTTSFTTDYDEETVNHFVDGMAERDLPLSVFHFDCFWMREYQWSDFKWDERMFPDPEGMLKRLKDKGLKICAWINPYIAEKSYLFDEGMENGYLVKRPDGSVWQWDMWQAGMGLVDFTNPSAVKWYQDKLKVLIDQGVDSFKTDFGERIPTDVVYFDGSDPVKMHNYYTFLYNKAVFELLEDNLGKNEAALFARSATVGGQQFPVHWGGDCSSTFESMAESLRGGLSLGVSGFGFWSHDISGFEMTAAPAVYKRWVQFGMLSSHSRLHGNESYRVPWLFDEESVDVVRKFTKLKCSLMPYLFEAAVTATEQGTPMMRPLVLDFYNDPTTHTLDRQYMFGDSLLVAPIFNEQGEVTYYVPEGQWFNLLTNENVQGGRWYRQTFDYMTLPLLVKPNSIIAFGNQDSKPDYDYTDGVQFHLFNLEEGATVSTRIVNQNGQPSATITATRTNDTIEIQTEGTLTNWTATLRGITTATSVEGATHESNEQGTLITPTTNTIRITL, from the coding sequence ATGAAATTTACCGATGGCTACTGGATGACACGCGAAGGCTATAGCATGCAGCATCCGACCGATATTCGAGATATTGTACGCAAAGGCGACGAGGTTACACTATATGCGGCAACAAAACGCATTCAGCACAAGGGTGATACATTGAACGGCGCCCTGCTCAAAGCGACGATCAGCTCCCCGCTACCAGATGTTATCAAAATTACGCTGAACCATCATAAGGGTGGTCTGACCCAATATCCGCAATTCGAACTCGCACAGGCGGACACAAATATTGTGATCGAGGATAACGACAATGAACTGACGTTTACGAGCGGTAACCTAAAAGCATCGGTGCAGAAAAATACAGGCTGGAATATCAGCTTTGACTATGGCGACCGTCACCTGACTGGCAGCGTACATAGAGGACCCGGCTATATTAACGGACCCGAAAAAAGTGTCTATTTCCGTGAGCAATTACAGCTTGGCGTAGGCGAGTACATTTACGGATTGGGCGAACGCTTTACACCGTTTGTAAAAAACGGTCAAACCGTGGACATTTGGAACGAGGATGGCGGTACGAGCAGTGAGCAGGCATACAAAAATATCCCGTTCTACTTGTCCAGTCAGGGCTACGGTGTATTCGTCAATCACCCGGAACGAGTATCGTATGAGATCGCTTCTGAAAATGTATCCAAAGTGCAATTCAGTGTAGAAGGCGAGACACTGGAATACTTTATTATCGGTGGTAACAATCCGAAGGAAGTGCTGAACAACTACACCGCGCTGACTGGCAAACCAGCATTGCCACCAGCATGGACATTTGGTCTGTGGCTGACCACATCATTTACGACCGATTATGACGAAGAAACGGTCAATCATTTTGTCGATGGCATGGCAGAACGTGATTTGCCATTATCGGTATTCCATTTTGACTGCTTCTGGATGAGAGAATACCAGTGGTCGGATTTTAAATGGGATGAGCGCATGTTCCCTGATCCAGAAGGTATGCTCAAGCGCCTCAAGGATAAAGGGCTGAAAATCTGCGCTTGGATCAATCCGTATATCGCTGAGAAATCCTATTTGTTCGACGAAGGCATGGAAAATGGCTATCTGGTGAAACGTCCTGACGGCAGCGTATGGCAGTGGGATATGTGGCAGGCAGGTATGGGGCTAGTGGATTTTACCAATCCATCCGCAGTGAAATGGTATCAAGATAAGCTCAAGGTACTAATCGATCAAGGCGTCGATTCTTTTAAAACCGACTTTGGCGAGCGCATTCCAACCGATGTCGTATACTTCGATGGCTCCGATCCGGTGAAAATGCACAATTATTACACGTTCCTGTATAACAAAGCCGTATTCGAGCTGCTGGAAGACAATCTAGGCAAAAACGAAGCAGCACTATTTGCTCGCTCCGCTACTGTTGGTGGTCAGCAATTCCCCGTTCACTGGGGCGGCGATTGCTCGTCTACCTTTGAATCCATGGCAGAATCACTACGCGGTGGATTGTCGCTGGGCGTCTCCGGCTTTGGTTTCTGGAGTCATGACATCTCTGGCTTTGAAATGACAGCCGCGCCAGCCGTATACAAACGCTGGGTTCAATTCGGCATGCTGTCCTCGCATAGTCGTCTACATGGCAATGAATCGTATCGCGTACCGTGGCTGTTCGACGAAGAATCCGTAGACGTGGTACGGAAGTTTACCAAGCTCAAATGTAGCCTGATGCCATACCTGTTCGAAGCAGCCGTTACCGCAACCGAACAAGGCACACCGATGATGCGACCACTCGTACTGGACTTTTACAACGATCCAACTACGCATACACTGGATCGCCAGTACATGTTCGGCGATTCCTTGCTGGTCGCTCCTATCTTTAATGAGCAGGGCGAAGTGACCTACTATGTACCAGAGGGACAATGGTTCAACCTGCTAACGAACGAAAACGTGCAGGGCGGTCGCTGGTATCGTCAAACGTTTGACTACATGACATTGCCATTGCTCGTTAAACCAAACAGCATCATCGCCTTTGGTAACCAAGACAGCAAACCAGATTACGACTACACCGACGGTGTTCAATTCCACCTGTTCAACTTGGAAGAAGGCGCCACCGTATCCACCCGAATCGTCAACCAAAACGGACAACCGTCCGCCACCATAACTGCAACACGCACCAATGACACCATCGAGATCCAAACCGAAGGCACCCTAACCAACTGGACAGCTACCCTACGTGGCATCACCACCGCCACATCTGTAGAAGGCGCAACCCATGAGTCCAACGAACAAGGTACCCTAATCACCCCAACCACCAACACCATCCGCATCACCCTGTAA
- a CDS encoding methyl-accepting chemotaxis protein, translated as MTKGYKGSEINPALQDVNVVDMVIECMKYFEYVVGEDLMLGVTDLKEFKYYKPAKQLDLGLRPGTPISSDDPNLNNALKNGTVSVTRVPASAYGFELDATSVPLKDKHGNIVGAIASAYTLQHNDFMSNVTIDIESISTQLSDMVQLLAAQSQQLSATTSEIQSNTSKAVENSKEVNQVTGFIREISEQTNLLGLNAAIEAARVGEAGAGFGVVASEVRKLSVDTKNATQNIESSLGSVQQSILQMEKEISAIATSSNEQAQLVNEFSTLVEKLNNVSHDFKTFMDSFLKSRL; from the coding sequence ATGACAAAAGGTTATAAGGGTTCGGAAATCAATCCGGCGTTGCAGGATGTAAATGTAGTTGATATGGTGATAGAGTGCATGAAGTATTTTGAGTATGTCGTAGGGGAAGACCTAATGCTGGGTGTAACCGATCTAAAAGAATTCAAATATTACAAACCTGCCAAACAGCTGGATTTGGGACTGCGTCCGGGTACACCGATTTCATCCGATGATCCAAACCTGAACAATGCCCTCAAAAACGGCACTGTCAGCGTTACCCGTGTTCCTGCTTCTGCGTATGGCTTTGAGTTGGATGCCACCTCTGTTCCGCTGAAAGACAAGCATGGCAATATCGTCGGAGCGATTGCTTCCGCATATACATTGCAGCACAATGATTTTATGAGCAATGTCACGATTGATATTGAAAGCATCAGTACGCAGCTTAGCGATATGGTACAGCTACTCGCTGCGCAATCTCAGCAATTGTCCGCGACGACGTCAGAGATTCAGAGCAATACAAGTAAAGCGGTAGAAAACTCCAAAGAGGTCAATCAAGTTACCGGCTTTATCCGTGAAATCTCGGAGCAAACCAATTTGCTCGGTCTGAACGCTGCCATTGAAGCCGCGCGTGTCGGCGAAGCAGGTGCAGGCTTTGGTGTGGTTGCTTCTGAAGTACGTAAACTGTCGGTCGATACCAAAAATGCAACGCAAAATATCGAAAGCTCGCTTGGCAGTGTGCAGCAGTCCATTTTACAAATGGAAAAAGAAATCTCTGCTATCGCGACTTCCTCTAATGAACAGGCACAATTGGTTAACGAATTTAGCACGTTAGTAGAAAAGCTAAATAACGTGAGTCATGATTTCAAAACATTTATGGATAGCTTCCTGAAGTCTCGTCTGTAA
- a CDS encoding AraC family transcriptional regulator — translation MQSLERMRDTLRENRIHGSTMYPVSIYEMNDLRDEVILECHWHEEPEFILVTEGRALFQVGGVNCEVKAGEAIFVNSGEIHTAFRVEGEMCSYCAIVFGMSLLDSASYDHVQGNYLDPLMARQVHAPLHLDPQSSWQQRMLELLEQVVQVNLQRPVAYELTTKAYLYLIIGLMYEHMDHPLEQQPAVSDRMERLKLVLSHIHTHYQQPLRLRELADIVSMSEGHFCRFFKSLTQKSPIDYINRYRTQQACRWLENSDRKIVDISLEVGFDSLSYFISVFKQHHGCTPSRYRKELHGMYSNRATTTELLADVRMI, via the coding sequence ATGCAGAGTCTAGAACGGATGCGCGATACACTGCGTGAGAATCGGATTCATGGCAGTACGATGTATCCAGTCAGCATATATGAGATGAATGATCTACGTGATGAGGTAATTTTGGAATGTCACTGGCATGAGGAGCCGGAGTTTATCCTAGTGACCGAAGGGCGCGCGTTATTTCAGGTAGGCGGTGTGAATTGTGAGGTAAAGGCTGGGGAAGCGATCTTCGTTAACAGCGGCGAGATTCATACCGCGTTTCGTGTAGAGGGTGAGATGTGCAGCTATTGTGCGATCGTATTTGGCATGTCATTACTCGATAGCGCTTCCTACGATCATGTGCAGGGCAATTATCTTGACCCTCTCATGGCACGCCAAGTTCATGCCCCTCTGCATCTTGATCCGCAATCCTCATGGCAACAACGGATGTTGGAGTTGTTGGAGCAGGTGGTACAGGTGAATCTACAACGTCCTGTTGCATATGAATTGACGACCAAAGCGTACCTGTATTTGATCATCGGATTGATGTATGAGCATATGGATCATCCATTGGAACAGCAGCCTGCCGTAAGCGACCGGATGGAACGATTGAAACTGGTGCTCAGTCATATTCATACCCACTACCAGCAACCACTGCGTCTACGTGAACTGGCGGATATCGTCAGCATGAGTGAAGGACATTTCTGTCGCTTTTTCAAAAGTCTAACGCAGAAAAGTCCCATTGATTACATTAACCGCTACCGTACCCAGCAAGCATGTCGCTGGCTGGAAAACAGTGATCGCAAAATTGTGGATATTTCGCTGGAGGTTGGATTTGATAGTTTGAGCTATTTTATCTCAGTATTCAAGCAGCATCATGGTTGTACGCCGTCGCGTTATCGCAAAGAGCTACATGGTATGTATTCCAATCGCGCAACGACAACGGAGCTATTGGCAGATGTACGGATGATCTGA
- a CDS encoding MarR family winged helix-turn-helix transcriptional regulator translates to MNHTYTELNSIGFLLGSTYRKVSHSFGTRLKEFDITPEQWSILYHLCMHEGINQKELAAYAFKDQPTTARILDVLHRKQLIYKEMDPQDRRAFLVYPNDAGRALMEKAYQIETQHNEELATLMTPEQMEQLSGLLRELRSKLDE, encoded by the coding sequence ATGAATCATACGTATACCGAATTGAATTCGATCGGCTTTTTGCTAGGCAGCACGTACCGCAAGGTAAGCCATTCATTTGGTACCCGATTAAAGGAATTCGATATTACACCAGAGCAATGGAGTATTCTGTATCATCTGTGTATGCATGAAGGCATTAATCAAAAAGAGCTGGCTGCCTATGCGTTCAAGGATCAGCCTACGACGGCGCGTATTCTGGATGTGCTGCATCGCAAGCAGTTAATCTACAAAGAGATGGACCCGCAAGATCGGCGTGCTTTTCTGGTCTATCCCAATGATGCTGGACGTGCATTGATGGAAAAAGCATATCAAATCGAGACCCAACACAATGAGGAATTGGCTACATTGATGACGCCGGAGCAAATGGAGCAGTTGAGCGGATTGCTACGCGAATTGCGCTCAAAGCTGGACGAATAA
- a CDS encoding MFS transporter: MIPSQTAALSDDKPAAKLWTGEFLVLTACNLLVFLNLHMILSSLPLYMRSHFNAGDFYVSLCTSLMALSAIIARLFSARALELGKRNVILFGGLAIALFGTVGYYFSATIVALLVMRVIFGFGFGMYSTTFPTMASDIIPRNRMGEGMGYFGLSTTISMSIGPMIGMWVEKQYGFTPLVVIGSIFILILFPLAYRLISGKKRKQMTQQAQLSNPASTAPQGTNSAQNDVATTAASDAARKPSKFEKKLLLPSLLNFLMSITYGGLVSFIALFGSEAHIANPGYFFLFNALAVILIRPFSGKLYDRFGPKSLLVPGAVLLIAGLLLLSLAHSTLGLFGAALCYGLGWGALQPTMQTWMIQVVNPHQRGMANGMFLNSLDLGVALGAMILGTIASATSYTSMYRYSVVFVGLYIVIGIIYMVKAKKTPAQSQSIHIKVD; the protein is encoded by the coding sequence ATGATTCCTTCCCAAACCGCTGCACTGTCGGATGACAAACCGGCTGCCAAGTTATGGACTGGGGAATTTTTGGTGCTGACGGCGTGCAACTTGCTCGTCTTTTTGAATTTGCATATGATTTTATCTTCACTGCCGCTATATATGCGATCGCATTTTAATGCTGGTGACTTTTATGTCAGTCTATGTACTAGCTTGATGGCGCTGTCGGCGATTATTGCGCGGCTGTTCTCAGCTCGTGCGCTAGAGCTGGGCAAACGTAATGTAATTTTGTTCGGTGGTCTAGCGATTGCGCTGTTTGGTACAGTTGGATACTATTTCAGTGCTACGATTGTTGCATTGCTAGTGATGCGGGTTATTTTCGGCTTTGGCTTCGGGATGTACAGTACGACCTTTCCGACGATGGCTTCCGATATTATTCCGCGTAACCGTATGGGTGAGGGTATGGGTTACTTCGGTCTCTCCACTACCATTTCAATGTCGATCGGTCCTATGATCGGGATGTGGGTTGAAAAGCAATACGGATTTACACCACTTGTTGTGATCGGATCGATATTTATCCTCATCCTCTTCCCCCTTGCCTATCGTCTGATTAGCGGTAAGAAACGCAAACAGATGACACAGCAAGCTCAATTATCGAATCCTGCCTCTACCGCTCCACAAGGCACGAACTCGGCGCAAAATGATGTTGCAACAACTGCTGCATCCGATGCAGCGCGCAAGCCATCCAAATTTGAGAAAAAACTGCTGCTGCCAAGTTTGCTTAACTTTCTAATGTCGATCACGTATGGTGGTTTGGTCAGCTTTATCGCGCTGTTTGGTAGTGAAGCGCATATCGCCAATCCGGGTTACTTTTTCCTGTTTAATGCGTTGGCGGTTATTCTGATTCGCCCGTTTTCTGGTAAGCTGTATGATCGATTTGGTCCAAAATCGTTGTTGGTTCCGGGTGCTGTGTTACTGATCGCCGGATTGTTGCTATTGTCTCTCGCCCACTCTACACTTGGTCTGTTTGGTGCAGCACTCTGTTATGGACTAGGCTGGGGTGCCCTGCAGCCAACGATGCAAACGTGGATGATTCAGGTTGTCAATCCGCATCAACGTGGTATGGCAAATGGTATGTTCCTCAACTCGCTTGACCTCGGTGTCGCGCTGGGCGCAATGATTCTCGGTACGATTGCGAGTGCGACTAGCTATACGTCGATGTATCGGTATTCCGTTGTGTTTGTTGGACTGTATATTGTGATTGGTATCATTTATATGGTCAAAGCGAAAAAGACACCTGCACAAAGTCAATCCATTCATATCAAAGTAGATTGA
- a CDS encoding GyrI-like domain-containing protein gives MKLYRIQSIRTNNFKDPEMLDKIQHVWQEAYQQQNNASTLYGVYYDYESNYKGDYSLSTAVADNEISSEILDIPEDAPYRIFQIDGTDKQKVLQQWKQIWQLEESGELIRAYTVDYEKYEPDGTVSIHIAVAPDHNSEAAEQ, from the coding sequence ATGAAGCTGTATCGTATTCAATCCATTCGCACCAACAATTTCAAAGATCCCGAAATGCTAGACAAAATCCAACATGTCTGGCAAGAAGCCTATCAGCAACAGAACAACGCTAGCACCCTATATGGCGTCTATTACGATTACGAAAGTAATTACAAAGGTGATTATTCCCTAAGCACTGCTGTAGCTGATAACGAAATATCTTCGGAAATTCTGGATATTCCCGAAGATGCTCCATACCGCATTTTTCAAATCGACGGAACCGATAAGCAAAAGGTGTTGCAGCAATGGAAGCAAATTTGGCAGCTTGAAGAAAGCGGAGAACTGATTCGCGCATATACGGTTGATTATGAGAAATACGAACCGGACGGCACCGTAAGTATACATATTGCCGTAGCCCCGGATCATAACAGCGAAGCCGCTGAGCAATAA
- the fsa gene encoding fructose-6-phosphate aldolase, with protein MKFFLDTGNIEEIKRIARLGIVDGVTTNPSLIAKEGRVFKDVIDEICQIIDGPVSAEVVSLDAEGMLKEAHEIAKWAPNVVIKLPMTEEGLYACNQLSKEGIKTNVTLIFTPAQGLMAAKAGATFISPFVGRLDDIGIDGMQLIRDLRQILDTYGLKSEIIAASIRNLEHVREAALAGAHISTIPGTLVPTLWKHPLTDSGIERFLKDWETVPQAKEQVKEEAGSK; from the coding sequence ATGAAATTTTTCTTGGACACAGGTAACATTGAAGAGATTAAACGTATTGCCCGCCTGGGCATTGTGGATGGTGTAACAACCAACCCTTCCCTGATCGCCAAAGAAGGTCGTGTTTTCAAAGATGTAATCGATGAAATCTGCCAGATCATTGACGGTCCGGTTAGTGCCGAAGTTGTCAGCCTCGATGCAGAAGGCATGCTGAAAGAAGCGCATGAAATCGCAAAATGGGCACCAAACGTTGTTATCAAGCTGCCTATGACTGAAGAAGGTCTGTATGCTTGTAACCAACTGTCCAAAGAAGGCATCAAAACGAACGTAACGCTGATCTTCACACCTGCACAAGGTCTGATGGCTGCTAAAGCTGGCGCTACATTCATTAGCCCATTCGTTGGTCGTCTGGATGACATCGGTATCGACGGTATGCAACTGATCCGCGATCTGCGTCAAATTCTGGACACTTACGGTCTGAAATCCGAGATCATTGCAGCAAGTATCCGTAACCTGGAGCACGTAAGAGAAGCAGCACTGGCTGGTGCTCATATCTCTACTATCCCTGGTACACTGGTACCTACACTGTGGAAACACCCACTGACAGATAGCGGTATCGAGCGCTTCCTGAAAGACTGGGAAACTGTTCCACAAGCAAAAGAACAAGTAAAAGAAGAAGCTGGCTCCAAGTAA